TTGAACTACTGCTGCTCGAAGAACTGGATGCCGCACCACAAGCGAACATACTCGACCAGGAATAGTCACTGCCAGGAACAGTATTGGTATACCAGTTCGCCTGATAGAGTACACCCCCATAAACCATTTGATCACCCGCACTGGCGTGATTGTAGACTCCACCCTCCCAGTCTTTAGATGTCCAATTTGGGTACACATTCACCCCGTCACAGCTGCCACCAGCAGAACTCGAAGAACTACTGGAGCTAGAGGAGCTGGAGCTGGACGAACTACTCGATGACGAAGAGCTGGAACTGCTACTGATGCTCGAGCTACTCGAAGAACTGGAGCTACTGCTAGACGAGCTGGAACTACTGGTAGACGAACTGGAACTGCTCGAGGAGCTAGAGCTACTGGCACCGGAGGGCTCACCGAACACAATACCGCGACCGGCGGTACTCATGTACACGCGCCCGTAGACATTCATATCACCAACAACAAACGCCCCATTAGCCGGCCCACCGAACTCATGCGCATCATCATTTACGCGCACCCAAGTTGCGGCTTCGTCGTCTGAACGAAACAGCCCGCGTACACCGTCCACGTCGGCCCAAATATAAATGGCTGGGTAGCTTGCTCCGTCAGCCCCTTTGCCTAAGCCAACCGCTTCAACGTAGGACAAATTGTTCACTTGTGTCCAGGTTGCGCCGCCATCGCTAGAGCGCTGCATGCCTCCCCACCACTGTGCCACCCACAAATGACCTTCGCGATCTGGCGCGATACCCAGCCTTGGCGAACCATTGTTAAAAAGTTGCCCGGCGTTGGAGAACGTTGCACCCTTGTTGATACTCTTCCACAAAACACCACCGCTGGAGTTATAAACATACATCACATCCGGATTAACCGGGTCGGCGTAGGGACGCGCATTTTGTACGCTCAAACTGGCGACTTGCGTCCAGCTCGCACCAAAATCGGTGCTGCGGTAGGTCGTACTGGTATCTTCCGGGGTATGTAAAATAGCTGAGCCATCAGCACTTAGCCCTACGTAACCCTTAGCACCGTTTATGGTCGCTGTTTGCGTCCATGTTTGCCCCATGTCGGTGGAATAGTACATAGACTCTCCAACGCGCACCATTACGTCAGGGTTTTGTGAGGCTACCGAAAGGCCCGTTGTGCTCCCCATACGAGGCTCATGTATCGCAGCATATTCGCGGATGTCGTAGTGCACAAAACCGTCGTAATCGAGAATAACCGACACCAGTGGCCCACCTTCGATACTCACAATATCCATGGGCACCGTTTCTTCAAATCCGCGAACAGTAAACTGCCAAACGTTAACATCGGCATCAATATTTTCGGTTCTAAAAATCCCGTTACCCGATGTTACCCACACCTCACTGGTATTGAACGGGTTAAATTCAATTGAGCCCGTCCAATGTATGGCGTTACCATTAATCCAGCCATTGCCGTCATCATCCAATTGAAAACCACGCTCAATAACATCGGTCCAGGTTAGGCCGCCATCTTCAGTAATGAGAAAGCGATCTCCATAGGCGCCCACTGTTTGCTCAAGCCATGTATTCATGGTGGAGAGCACAATACGTTGAGCATTATTAGGGTCGATACTCACATCACCGAAGGGTCGGGTAAACCCACTGGGTGTAATGTTGATCCACTCACCCGATTGAGTGTTGTACTTATAAACCGCGCCAATTTCCATTGGCTCTGTCAACGCCCAATGACCGTGTGGGCCACCACCATCGCCATAGGTAACGTACAGAAAACCATCTGACGACAATTCTGCACGCGCCGGCATTAAATCAGTCGGGCCGCCGGTAACTTCGGTAAACGAAGCGCCAGCATCATGGGAGACATAAAGATTGTTATTGTATTGAGAAACGCCGACATACAATGTTTGGGTAGGCCCAGACGCAACGCCCTGTGAATCCAGCACAACAAAACTTACACCGTTTTCATTAGAGGTGGTGCTAACAGGAAAGCCACTCAAGTCACTCCAGCTTTCACCTGCGTCGGTACTTTTCCACATACCGTCCCAGCGGGTACCGGTATACAAAACATTATTACTATTGGGGTCAACCTGCAGTTTTTCGCCCGTTTGCCGCCCCATGCCGTTACCATGCGCGCGAAACTGATCACTTACATCAATGACAGAAAAGTTTTCGCCGTAGTCTGTCGATTTTAAAATTGCGGTACGACCATTATTGAAATAGCTAATACCCGCAAGAATATATACATTATTCGGGCTTGCATCATCTGTTGCTAAAGACTCGGTACCGAGAAAACCTAGCTCATCGGCAGAAACCCAGTCGAGTAACGGAATCCATCGCCCCGCCGCCGCATCCCACCGATAGGCACCGCCAACATCGGTACGTGCATACATTAAATTAGGTTCCGCCGAATTGGGAATTAAACCCGAGACAAAACCACCACCACCAATCGCGACATTGTCCCAGTTGTAGGGAATTTCTGGCGCAGCAAATACATTCATGGTCAACAGCGCGGCCAAAGCCATGCAAGCAATACGCTTAGGCATTAAACACTGTAAAAAAGTAAAAAAAGGCATACCAACCTCCAAACGAAGTGAGCGACTCACGACAAAACCGCGTGCTTAAAACCGCAAACACTCTGCCAGAGACTTTTGTGAAATTATTGTGTACGTTTTTAGAGTTCTACCCAGCCGAAAATAGTGTTAAAAGCATGCGAAAATAAAGCAATCGTATCTCAGCCTGTGCGCTGCCCAACGTAAAACCTGGGGCAATCAGCCTATGGTACATTTTACGTTAGTGGCACTCACAACTAACGGGAGATACCACATCACAAAAACCTATTACAAACAGCACTTTTACAAAAAAGTAATCCTAAAGCACAGAGACGTCATCGACTTATTCAGAGGCAATTATTTAATTATTGAAGTACCGGCAGGAACTCCATCAGCAGCCTAAATAAAACAGCAGACAAACAAGGCGCTGATAGCAGGGCCTAAGAAGGCTGCCCTGCAAACATCGTTATTATTTTTGTATTTAAAACTTTGTTGCTATGTGAAATCCAATTTTACACCTAGCCTGTGGGATAAAGAAAGAATTGCTGCAAATTCCGAAAGTATCAGCACGTCAATTGAGAATTGAACCGCATTCCCACGACTTTTAAACATGATTGCGTCGCTGCTTTAGTCCGCAACCTGCATGCCGCTAAAACAACGGTGATACGCCAACAATCAATACATTCCAACTAACAAACCAACCAAGCAAGCAAACAAACAAACAAACAAGCAAACAAGCAAACAATCACACTTTTTAACCAAATCAGCCCCTCAATCAGGAAAACAAAAATACACCAATAAAAGCATCATGCTGAAAATGCGGCCTGACCATACGGTAATTCCAATAATCTGACGCCTGTATTACCCATACACCCATACTGCTTTACATATTGGTCTCTCGATATTGTATTTTGGTCTTACAACCTTATAAGTATTTTAATAATTTAATACTACTAAATTAAATCTGTCTTTTGCTGATGTACAGAAAACAAGAATAAGCTGTTCATCTTTCTCAACTCTGTAGCAAAAAGAAAATTTTTCAAATGCCTTAGAAAATTAATAATAATCAACATTATCTCAACAAAGGGGGTACCTTTATGTACCGTAAATCATTTGTGGGTATTGGTGCGCTCGTAGCCGTGCTGGGTTTTTCAGCAAATCTGCAAGCCGCCACGGATTACCCAAGTGGTTACACCAAGTGCGCCAAAGATAACGAAACCTTTAGCTTTAGCGGTACACGCTCAGTTGTCTATGGAAAGTCTGGCGAATTTGTATATGCCACCTTGACTGGCCCAGCTAACTGTAGTGCTTCACTCTTCCCGTCGACCAGTGTCGGCACACCTCGTTATTGCTCTTACGCTGGCAGTGATTCTGGCGGCGACACTGGCAGCGCCTTTAGCGGTAGCGATTTCAGCGGCGGCAGCGGCCGATACCAGATCATTTCGGTATACAGCGGCAAAGCCATCGACGTTGACAACTCCAGCCAAGAAAATGGCGCCACGTCATGCTCTGGGACGACCTAGATGGTCTGAACCAGCAGTGGGATATTACTGACCTAGGTAATGGCTACTACTCCATCGTTGCCGCACATAGCGGTAAATCCATGGACGTTTACGACTGGTGTGTAGACCCCGGCTGTGAAATTCGTCAGTGGGATTACTCGGGCGGCGATAACCAACAATGGTTAGTGGCAAGCGTAGGTAGCGGTTACTACAAAATTGTTTCCAAGTACAGCGGCCTAGCCCTTGATGTTTGGGAATGGAACGCTAATGCCGGTGCTGACGTAGGTCAGTGGACCGACCTTGGCGGCTCTTCAACCGGTTACGGGTCTTCTTGTACCGGCGGCAGTAGCACTAGCGTTACCGCCACTATTCGCGTTGAAGACGGCGGCACTTTCGACGGTGGTTGTAACACCTACACCGGTGGTGGTGACCTCGGTGACGGCAGCCAGTCTGAATCTCAAGACCCCATTTTCCGTGTAAGCCCAGGCCTAGTGCGCAATGTGTACATCGGCAGTAACGGTGCAGACGGTATCCACAGCCGCAACGGCGGCGACGTCGATAACGTGCTTTGGTCCGACGTGGGTGAAGATGCCATGACCATCAAAGACCCAACCAACGGTGCCAGCGTTTACGCCAACAACATCGAAGGTTACGACTCTGCCGATAAGTTCCTGCAAGCCAACGACGACGCCACCTGGACAGTCGACAACTGCCGTGTAGACAATGCCGGTAAGTTCATTCGTCAGAATGGCGGCACCACCTTCCCGCTGCATATTGAAGTGTCCAACTGTGACATTTCCAATATGGGCGAAGGTATCTTCCGCAGCGACAGCTCTAACAGTACGGCACGTATTACCGTAAGCGCCAATCCAACCACACCCTACAAGGCGCGACATTAACATAATAACCTATAGTCTCCATTACTAAGGAGGCTATCATGTCCAAGCGCCGCACCTACAACTGGCCCCAACTTTTCGCAGAATTCGAGCGGTCAGGCCTATCGCAAGTCGAATTTTGCAAGCAACACGACCTCAATCCAAAATATTTCAACTTAAAGCTTTCCAAGCTCAAAGCGCAGGAAGACAGTGCGTTCGCGCATGTGGTTGTACAGCCTGAACTTTACTCGCGGCAGGGGCTTGTCCTCGAAGTGGGCAACTGTAAAGTTCATTGCCCACCAGCCATGTCTATTCCTTCCTTTGTATCATTGATTAAGTCCCTCGCATGATCCAGTGGTCCAATGCGATTCCCATATACCTGCACCGCGACCCAGTAGACTTTCGCAAAGCGATCAATGGCCTAGCGGTTATCGTGAGTGAGGAGATGGAGTTGGATGTATACAGCCAGGCGTTGTTCGTGTTTTGCAATAGAAACCGCAGTCAGCTCAAAGTGCTCTATTGGGACAGTACGGGTTTTGCCCTGTGGCAGAAACGCCTAGAGAAGGACAAATTTAAGTGGCCGAGTAAAGACCCGCTTGCAACCGCATCAATTACCTACGAGCAATGGGATTGGTTATTGCGGGGTTTTGACTTTGCTAAATTTAGACCACATAAGCAGTTAAAATTCACCGAGGTGGCCTAATATTTTGTATAATAGCCGCTATGAAATATGCGGCGGCTTTACAGAAAGAAAATGATTTATTGCGCGAAAAGATTGCCGCGCGCGATACGCAAATCGCCGTATTAAACGAACAGCTTAAACACCTGCTGAGCAAACGCTTTGGATCTTCTAGTGAAAAAATATCGGCTGATCAGCTAGGCTTATTTAACGAAGCCGAAGCATGTGTAGTTGAAGTTGAGGCCGCCGAAAGCGATAGCACCACTGTAAAAAGTTATACTCGCAAGCGTAAGCCTCGCGTTACTATACCCGACAACCTTCCCCGTGAAGACATCATTCACGACATCACCGAAACGGAAAAAGTCTGCCCTCACGATGGCAGCACTCTTAATATCATTGGCAGCGAAGACCATGAACAACTGGAAATCATCCCCGCTAAAATCAAAGTGGTTCGCCACAAGCGACTAAAATATGCCTGTCCCTGCTGTGACAATCACATTGTAACGGCAGGCAAGCCCAAACAGCCTATCGAAAAAAGTATCGCCAGCCCCAGTCTACTCGCTTACATCGCGGTGCAAAAATATGCGGATGCTTTACCTTTATACCGTCAAAGCGAGATATTCAAACGAATCGGCATAGAGCTGGACAGAACTAATATGGCGAACTGGATGGTGAAGTGTGGTGAGCTGACACAGCCCCTTATCAACCTGTTAATTGATTACCTCCACAAGCCACCGTACATCCACATGGATGAAACCACACTACAGGTATTGGAAGAGCCGGGAAAGACCGCACAAAGCAAAAGCTACATGTGGGTAATGACCAGCACAGGTCCACAGTCGGTTTGCGTATTCCACTATGCGGATAACCGAGGGCAACGGGTACCCATCGAGCTACTTAGCGCCGAAAATACCGCCATTATGGTCGACGGCTACGAGTGGTACCAAAAAGCCTGTGATGAGTACGGTATTACCCGCTTAGGTTGCTGGGCTCATGCCAGAAGAAAGTTCAAAGAGGCTCAAAATTTACAGAAAAAGGGTAAAACAGGCAAAGCTGATCAAGCCTTAGCCTATATCCACAAGCTGTACGCGATTGAAAAGAAAATAAAGGACGAACCACCGGATAAACGCTACCAAGTTCGCCAAGAGCAGGCAAAACCCATCCTCGACAAAATCAAAGAATGGTTGGATAAAAGCTTACAGTCGGTGGCACCGAAAACAAAACTCGGTATAGCATTGGTGTACCTGAACAACCAGTGGGATCGATTAATCGCCTACCTGGAAGATGGGTGCTATCCCATCGATAATAATGCTGCCGAACGTGCAATACGCCCCTTTGCTATTGGTCGCAAAAACTGGATGTTCAGTAAGAGTCAGGCGGGCGCTAAAGCTAGCGCAAATCTTTACAGTCTGATAGAAACAGCCAAGGCTAACGACCTGAATACGTACGACTATTTGCAACATATTTTTGAAGAACTACCCAATGCGCAAAATGTTGAGCAGATTGAGGGATTGTTGCCTTGGAATGTCCAGCTTGGTTAGGGTGTGGTTGGTTTGGCGCTTACGTATTACCAATAGCCGCCTGAGTAATGCTGGCGATATTTGTATTGGATCCTGGTCCAGCTGTACCTCATCGGGTATTACTAATTACTAATTACTAATTCATGTATTTTAAAGAGTGACGCCTAGGCGTGGGTACAGCCTTAGTGGGTTGTTGAAAAACGTTTTCGAAACAAGTAATGCAAAGCAAAATAGTGGAATACCAAGCTTCATCTAGTGGTTAATCCGAACTTTTTACATGCAACAACGGCCAGGAAAACTGTTTTCAACAGCCTGCTAGGGCTGTCCCATGCTTTTTTTACTGTAAAGGGTGTGCAAATGACCTTCAGGTTTTTAATACTTCTACTTGTCATTGCCTCGTTAGGTAGTTCGACATTTTTCTATTTTCAAACCCGAGCACTGGAAAAGTCTGCACACGCCAGTAAAGCCCTGTGCGAGCTAAAAGCCTCGCAGCTGGGAAAAAACTACCAAACAAAAATAGACGAGCTACTCGCAGATGTACCACAACAACGCGTTATTCGTAAAACCATTACAAAAAAATTAGAACGCCCACCACTAGAAGAAATGGTTTCATACGGCCATCAAGTTCGAGCCATCAGCAACAAATATGAATTCCTACTAAAAACAGCGCAAATAGAAGCCTCAGACAAGAAAAGGCTCGGCCGCCTTTTACTCGAAAGAGAAAAGCTAGCACAGCAAGTCAACAACGCCTCTACATCTCAACCGGCGCCGGAAAAAATGCAGGAACAACTCGCAAGCATTGAACAACGCATAGAAAACTTACTTACCGACCCAATAGACTACAGCCGGTACGAATATTTAAAAGAGCGAAACCTGTAACATGATCAGCCGATTGAACATCGTTTTGGCCCTTATCGGTATAGCCGCCATTACCCATGCCGGGTATGCGTACCAAAAACATATCGACATCAGTCAAAAACTTGCTAACAGCGCACATCAATGCGATAACCGCCTGAGCGACCTTTCGACTAAATTTGATGGCGAAATCACCAAAATTCAACGTGAAATCGCCCAACGAAAAGTTCAACCCCCAACCATTGAAACCCTGGTTTCCTATGAGTAAGAAACATTACCGGAAGAGTTTCTAGCGGAAACCGACAAACCCGAAATGAACGATACGATGAATCACTGGGCGACATAGTTGCGCGAAAATATCGATTCCTGTTCGCAAAGCTCGACCTATCAACAGGCCAACTTGAGCAGCTAAAACTACTACTAGAGCAACGTGAAGCGCTGGCCCTAAAAATCAAAGACGCAAAAGAGTTCGGCGATGACAGCGGTATCGATAAAGATAGCCTCTGGGATATAGAAAGTGAGCTAGAAAACGTCAACACACAAATTGAGGAATTGCTGGACGATGAAACTCGCCAGCGATTTACGGCACTAAAAGATTCAGATGAAGAACAAAAACACTTCAATCAATACACTCTTGGTGTCAACAGCCTATTTCCGTTAGACAACGTTCAACAGGAAGCCGTTTTATTCACCCGCTTAAAACGCAAGCAACAATTCGAAGAAAAACTGCAATCTTCGGGCTTTGATCAAGACTACCCTTTGAGTAAAGAGCAGAGCGAAAAATTGTTAAAAGACCTCGAAATGGCCGCCATGCGCTACAAGCATAGCTTTCTCCAGGAAATTCGCCGAGAGTTGGATCACAGCAGCTACCCAATGGATCAGTACACTCTGCTAGAAAACTATACCAATACCGAATTCAAAGAGCTTTTAAGCGCCTACCGCGAAAAAACCGAACAGCGCGGTGTGTATTAATACCTGACGTAAAGAAAGACTACCGTGTTTTTCCAGGTTTATAAAACCCGCATTGTTTCAAACCCAACAATACCTGATGAAACTTACCCGACCTCCCGACGCTGATTCCCTGCGTCGGTCTGCGTCCGTATAGTCATGCCTTGCGGCTGGCCCACCTAAAAACTAGAAGTTAGATGTAATTAAGGGCTTCCTAAGCCTAGTAACACGCGCTTATAGCACCTCACTCAATCGCGACAAGCTTTGACCTACAACAATTAACGTGCCGGTCTCGGGGTTGGTCGCGGCATTACGGAAATGCAGTGTAGACCCACTTTTCAGCCTAACCCAACTCTGCCCGCCATCTTGCGAGCGCAGGATGGCACCATCTCGACCAACCAAAATCACATTCGCCGAGCCACTCTCAAATAGCGCGCTGCGTAATTCACCCGTATATTCGGGCGAACTCACATTGGCCCAATTTTTACCCCGATCAGTAGATCTAACGATGGTACCCTCTTGGCCAAAGGCCAACAGCGCACCCGAACGAGGTTCTTTTACCACTCTGCGTAAGGTATTTACCGTTGCCGACTCTGCCGCAGCCCAAGTGCTGCCCTCTTCGGAGCGCAATATTTTGCCATGGGAGCCAACCGCTAACAGGACATTACTTTCACTATCGGCATAGGCGCCATAGAGATCATTCAATGCATGAGTGTCCGCCATCAACCACGTACGACCATTATCCCGGCTAACTGCAACGCCACCCTTCTCACCAACGGTAAACATTAACGCGTTTGCTTTCGAAATAGCGCTATGCCATAAATTCCGGTTTACACTTTCAATGGTCGAAATTTTTTGCCATGACTCGCCCGCGTCTTTAGATTCATAAACAGATCGATACAATACCTCTATCGCAAGATAAGCATTGGTGTCCTCACTGTATAAAATTTGTGTAAATGCCTCGCCTTTACTAAATTCTCCCTGGTACACCGATACCCAACTCAGGCCATTATCCGTAGAGCGTATAATGCTTCCCGCTGGCCCCGCAGCAATAAGAACACCAGTAGCTTTATCTAAAACAATATCGCGCAAATGGGGCGGTTGATTTTTAAACGGATAATCTACATCAATAGCAGACCAACTTAAGCCATCGTCTTCTGAGCGCCAGATGCCACCCAACTGACCAACGGCCACAAAAGTATCGGTACCCGGTATATGAATGGCCTTACGTATGTATTGGTCGATCCCAGGTCGCACCGACACCCAGTTTTCCACCGGCAACGCCGAAATACTTAACCTGTTAGACGTTGCGATAGTGCCACCTAGCCCGGCCGCCACGAACGTATTCTTCGCCTCACTGTGCATCAGCGTAGTAATACTCATATTAAATAAAGGTTTGAACACATCGGCGAACCACGTTGCCCCGCCATCACTGGAGCGAGCCATAACCCCAGAGCTACCAACCACTAAAAGTGATTTACTTTTGCTATCGTAAATAATGCTCGAAAGATAAGGAATATCATCACTCGGCCAGTTATTAACCCTTAAGGGAACAGGCGCCCAGCTTTGCCCTTTGTCTTTTGAAACGAGGATATCGCCCATCTGCGTGGAAAGTGCAATAACGTCGTACTCTGGATCGTAAGCACTGCCGGTGACATAGCCTGCGGTAGGCACACGGGTTAATCGCCAGTTTTTACCGCTATCATCAGACACCAGTAATCGGCCATGATCCGCCGCCGCGAACAACAACTCATCGTATTGATGAAAACCAACAACGTGTGGAATGTAGCTGCCTGAAGGCTGCATATCATGCTGACTAAACTCCCACTTAAAACCGCCATCGGTAGATCGCCCCGTAGTGCCAAATTGAGCACCCAAAAACACATCCCCCGTTTTCTCCTCAATAAACAATTGAAGAATTTCAGCCTGCTCTTCCGTCGTGTTATAGGACACCAACCGCCAACTCAAACCATCATCAGACGAATACAGAATGGCATTTTGCGTACCCGCCGCCACCCATGTCTTTTTACTTTCCACATACAGCGACGTATTTAGACGTGTTTCAGCAAGATCGGCTGCCTCTGGCAGGTTCAACTTAGCTTTACCCCAGGTTTCGCCCCGATTAGTGGAACGCAAAATAGTGCCACCCTCGCCGACCGCAATCATCACGCTGCCCGAAGGGTTCACACTGATGTCGCGCAATGTGTGAGTAACCGGTGTATCGCTACTCTTCCACACTACGCCATCACTCGAATATGCAATAGCCCCTTGCTCACCTGCGAGATAAAAGCTTTCACTTCCCTCAGCGTACTCACCGGTCATCCATTTAGGGTTAAAGACCTCAGCCCGGTAATTGGGCGTTTTTGCGCTGTTACCTGCGTCACAGGCAATAAGAGCAAAGCTAAGGAGCATAATTAGACACAGGCGTATCGTCATGGGTGTTGTCCTTGGAAACGGGAGCGCTGACCGAAGAGAAGGTCGCGCATCCAATTATTGTTATATTTATCAGGTTTTTCGCGTACCGCAACTTGTACTACTTAATCTCACATACTATTTAATCTCACAAATTGGTCAACCATTCAAGCTTTTCGGCATTCCAATTTTGAATATGCGAATTCATCGAATGCAAACCTGCTGGTCTCCTAACCCGCTGCTATTACACAGGGAGACAAAGCTTAATCGTCAACTCGCCCCATGCCATACAAAAGCATGACCCGCACCCCAACGGGGAGGGCCAAAAAGAAACGGAAAGGCATTAAAACACAGATAGTAAGTACGAAGGTTATGCGAGAGTTACCGTCCTCCCTCACCGCCATATACAAAAAAACCCAGCACTAGGCTGGGTTTTGGATAACCTACTGTCATCGTATTTGGGCGGGATTGTCTCAGGCACATCCATGTGCCCAACCCTTCGGGCGCCTTCGGCGGACCAAAATGCTCCAAGCATTTAGTCGAACCACGAGAGTTCTCACCCTCCCTCACCGCCATATACAAAAAACCCAGCACTAGGCTGGGTTTTGGATAACCTACTGTCATCGTATTTGGGCGGGATTGTCTCAGGCACTTCCATGTGCCCGCCCCTTCGGGCGCCTTCGGCGGACCAAAATGCTCCAAGCATTTAGTCGAACCACGAGAGTTCTCACCCTCCCTCACCGCCATATACAAAAAACCCAGCACTAGGCTGCGTTTTGGATAACCTACTGTCATCGTATTTGGGCGGGATTGTCTCAGGCACATCCATGTGCCCGCCCCTTCGGGCGCCTTCGGCGGACCAAAATGCTCCAAGCATTTAGTCGAACCACGAGAGTTCTCACCCTCCCTCACCGCCATATACAAAAA
The Teredinibacter franksiae DNA segment above includes these coding regions:
- a CDS encoding pectate lyase, producing MLWDDLDGLNQQWDITDLGNGYYSIVAAHSGKSMDVYDWCVDPGCEIRQWDYSGGDNQQWLVASVGSGYYKIVSKYSGLALDVWEWNANAGADVGQWTDLGGSSTGYGSSCTGGSSTSVTATIRVEDGGTFDGGCNTYTGGGDLGDGSQSESQDPIFRVSPGLVRNVYIGSNGADGIHSRNGGDVDNVLWSDVGEDAMTIKDPTNGASVYANNIEGYDSADKFLQANDDATWTVDNCRVDNAGKFIRQNGGTTFPLHIEVSNCDISNMGEGIFRSDSSNSTARITVSANPTTPYKARH
- the tnpC gene encoding IS66 family transposase translates to MKYAAALQKENDLLREKIAARDTQIAVLNEQLKHLLSKRFGSSSEKISADQLGLFNEAEACVVEVEAAESDSTTVKSYTRKRKPRVTIPDNLPREDIIHDITETEKVCPHDGSTLNIIGSEDHEQLEIIPAKIKVVRHKRLKYACPCCDNHIVTAGKPKQPIEKSIASPSLLAYIAVQKYADALPLYRQSEIFKRIGIELDRTNMANWMVKCGELTQPLINLLIDYLHKPPYIHMDETTLQVLEEPGKTAQSKSYMWVMTSTGPQSVCVFHYADNRGQRVPIELLSAENTAIMVDGYEWYQKACDEYGITRLGCWAHARRKFKEAQNLQKKGKTGKADQALAYIHKLYAIEKKIKDEPPDKRYQVRQEQAKPILDKIKEWLDKSLQSVAPKTKLGIALVYLNNQWDRLIAYLEDGCYPIDNNAAERAIRPFAIGRKNWMFSKSQAGAKASANLYSLIETAKANDLNTYDYLQHIFEELPNAQNVEQIEGLLPWNVQLG
- a CDS encoding cellulose-binding domain-containing protein, with translation MPFFTFLQCLMPKRIACMALAALLTMNVFAAPEIPYNWDNVAIGGGGFVSGLIPNSAEPNLMYARTDVGGAYRWDAAAGRWIPLLDWVSADELGFLGTESLATDDASPNNVYILAGISYFNNGRTAILKSTDYGENFSVIDVSDQFRAHGNGMGRQTGEKLQVDPNSNNVLYTGTRWDGMWKSTDAGESWSDLSGFPVSTTSNENGVSFVVLDSQGVASGPTQTLYVGVSQYNNNLYVSHDAGASFTEVTGGPTDLMPARAELSSDGFLYVTYGDGGGPHGHWALTEPMEIGAVYKYNTQSGEWINITPSGFTRPFGDVSIDPNNAQRIVLSTMNTWLEQTVGAYGDRFLITEDGGLTWTDVIERGFQLDDDGNGWINGNAIHWTGSIEFNPFNTSEVWVTSGNGIFRTENIDADVNVWQFTVRGFEETVPMDIVSIEGGPLVSVILDYDGFVHYDIREYAAIHEPRMGSTTGLSVASQNPDVMVRVGESMYYSTDMGQTWTQTATINGAKGYVGLSADGSAILHTPEDTSTTYRSTDFGASWTQVASLSVQNARPYADPVNPDVMYVYNSSGGVLWKSINKGATFSNAGQLFNNGSPRLGIAPDREGHLWVAQWWGGMQRSSDGGATWTQVNNLSYVEAVGLGKGADGASYPAIYIWADVDGVRGLFRSDDEAATWVRVNDDAHEFGGPANGAFVVGDMNVYGRVYMSTAGRGIVFGEPSGASSSSSSSSSSSSTSSSSSSSSSSSSSSSSSISSSSSSSSSSSSSSSSSSSSSSSSSSAGGSCDGVNVYPNWTSKDWEGGVYNHASAGDQMVYGGVLYQANWYTNTVPGSDYSWSSMFACGAASSSSSSSSSSSSSSSSSSSSSSSSSSSSSSSSSSSSSSSSSSSSSSSSSSGAQGVTCEVTNLNHWGAGYQVDVAVTNSGTEPVNGWTIALDFGEDPQLSGGWNVDLSASGNIVTASNISWNGNLSAGQSISFGFQGGSDGSMNTPVCTSVQ
- a CDS encoding RICIN domain-containing protein, producing the protein MYRKSFVGIGALVAVLGFSANLQAATDYPSGYTKCAKDNETFSFSGTRSVVYGKSGEFVYATLTGPANCSASLFPSTSVGTPRYCSYAGSDSGGDTGSAFSGSDFSGGSGRYQIISVYSGKAIDVDNSSQENGATSCSGTT
- a CDS encoding WD40/YVTN/BNR-like repeat-containing protein, which translates into the protein MTIRLCLIMLLSFALIACDAGNSAKTPNYRAEVFNPKWMTGEYAEGSESFYLAGEQGAIAYSSDGVVWKSSDTPVTHTLRDISVNPSGSVMIAVGEGGTILRSTNRGETWGKAKLNLPEAADLAETRLNTSLYVESKKTWVAAGTQNAILYSSDDGLSWRLVSYNTTEEQAEILQLFIEEKTGDVFLGAQFGTTGRSTDGGFKWEFSQHDMQPSGSYIPHVVGFHQYDELLFAAADHGRLLVSDDSGKNWRLTRVPTAGYVTGSAYDPEYDVIALSTQMGDILVSKDKGQSWAPVPLRVNNWPSDDIPYLSSIIYDSKSKSLLVVGSSGVMARSSDGGATWFADVFKPLFNMSITTLMHSEAKNTFVAAGLGGTIATSNRLSISALPVENWVSVRPGIDQYIRKAIHIPGTDTFVAVGQLGGIWRSEDDGLSWSAIDVDYPFKNQPPHLRDIVLDKATGVLIAAGPAGSIIRSTDNGLSWVSVYQGEFSKGEAFTQILYSEDTNAYLAIEVLYRSVYESKDAGESWQKISTIESVNRNLWHSAISKANALMFTVGEKGGVAVSRDNGRTWLMADTHALNDLYGAYADSESNVLLAVGSHGKILRSEEGSTWAAAESATVNTLRRVVKEPRSGALLAFGQEGTIVRSTDRGKNWANVSSPEYTGELRSALFESGSANVILVGRDGAILRSQDGGQSWVRLKSGSTLHFRNAATNPETGTLIVVGQSLSRLSEVL
- the tnpB gene encoding IS66 family insertion sequence element accessory protein TnpB (TnpB, as the term is used for proteins encoded by IS66 family insertion elements, is considered an accessory protein, since TnpC, encoded by a neighboring gene, is a DDE family transposase.), which translates into the protein MIQWSNAIPIYLHRDPVDFRKAINGLAVIVSEEMELDVYSQALFVFCNRNRSQLKVLYWDSTGFALWQKRLEKDKFKWPSKDPLATASITYEQWDWLLRGFDFAKFRPHKQLKFTEVA
- the tnpA gene encoding IS66 family insertion sequence element accessory protein TnpA codes for the protein MSKRRTYNWPQLFAEFERSGLSQVEFCKQHDLNPKYFNLKLSKLKAQEDSAFAHVVVQPELYSRQGLVLEVGNCKVHCPPAMSIPSFVSLIKSLA